The DNA segment CCACCCTGCGCCTGACACCTCCGCCCAAATTCACCCGCACGCTGATGGCCCATTTCGCCGAAGTCGGTCAGGCTGCCGAGGCTGTGAGTGCCGCGATTGCCGCCGGGGCCGTGCCAGGGAAGCTGGAATTCATGGATCAGGCATGTACAAATGCCGTGGAGGACTACCTGCATCTGGGCCTGCCGTGCGACGCCGGGGCGGTGCTGCTGGTGGATACCGACGGCGACGATCTGGAGACCGTGGAAGTGGAACGTGCATTGGTGGAAGCGGCCTGTCTGGAAGCTGGAGGAGTGGTGCGCCGCGCCGAGGGCGAGGCCGAGGCCGCCGCACTGTGGCAGGCCCGCCGCAGCGTTTCGCCCGCGCTGGGCCGCATCCGCCCGCAGCGCATGAACGAGGACATCGTGGTGCCGCGCAGTGTGCTGCCCGAAGTGGTTCGTCAGATTCGGGCGCTGGGCGACGCCTCGGGCTTCAAGCTGGTGCAGTTCGGTCACATTGGAGACGGCAACCTGCACCCCAACATCCTCTTTGACCCGCGTAAGGAGTCAGAGGAAGCTGTTCACGCGCTGGCCCATGAAATCGCCCTCGTCGCCCTGAGGCACGGCGGCGTGCTGAGTGGCGAACACGGCATCGGCACCATGAAACGCGACTTCATGCGCGACGCAGTGGACGCCGAGACCATGGCCGCCCTGTGGAACGTCAAACGCGCGCTGGACCCGTCGGGTGCTTTAAACCCAGGCAAAATTCTGCCGGATGAAACCCATGCTTGAGATCTCTCCCGGTGATCAGACCCTGACCGTTTCTGGCGAAGTCGGGCTGCTAGAGGTCTACGCGGCGCTGCCCTCTGGCCTCTATCCCCCTTTCCCCCCGGTAGAACTGCCCGGCGGCGTGGGCGGCCTCGTCTCGCGTGGCGGCTTTGGGCAGACCTTCTTTTTTGGCGCGGAGGTGCTGGGCGTGACCTTCCGTGCGCCGTCTGGCCGCGTGGTGCGGGCGGGTGGGCGGACCGTCAAGAACGTGCAGGGCTATGACCTGACCCGGCCCTTCGTGGGCAGCTTTGGCGCGCTGGGCGAGGCGCTGAAAATCACGCTGCGCCTGCGGCCCGGTCTGAGTGCCCGCCATGTCTCGGCCCCCGGCTCACTGGCTGAGCTGCCCGATCTGGCCGCCCGCTTTGCCTGGGAAATGGACGGACAGGTTCACCTGATGCACTTTGGGCATGGGCGGCAGGTGGACTGCGCGCTGGACGTGTTGCCTGACGCAACGGAAATCACTGAACCCTTGGATCTGACCCCTCACTTTCCCGGTGGTATGGGCGTGGGGACAGGCGGCAGCGTCAAGGACCGCCGTTTCCGCTGGGTAGACGGTGGGGCCGTGCCGCCCGTGCCAGAGCTGTTCGCGCGGGTGGCGGCGAGTCTGTGAGGACTGTTTAACCGTCTGGCAGGTTGATCCACGGCCCCCACCCACTACACTCCACCCATGTCACAACCCAAATCTTCTGGCCCCGGTCCTGGCCGCAGCCGTCAGACGCAGATTTTCGTGGACGGGCTGGGCGGCACTCGCCCTCTGGTGCCCGTGGACCCTCAAGGTCTGCGAAAGGCCGCGCGGCGCAAGTTGGACGCCCCGGCTTTTGCATATCTGGCGGGCGGCGCGGGGATGGAACGCACCATGCAGGCCAACCTGGACGCCTTCGCGGGAGTGAAGCTGTTGCCCCGCCGTCTGTGCGGTTCGGCGTCGCGGGATCTGAGCGTGGACCTGTTCGGGCACACCTACCCCGCCCCCGTGCTGCTGGCCCCGCTGGGCGTGCTGGAACTGGCGCACGCGGAGGCCGATCTGGCGGTGGGCCGTGCCGCCGCCGCGCTGGGCGTGCCGTTGATCTTCTCCTCGCAGGCATCCGAGTCGATGGAAAACGTGGCCGCTGGGATGGGCGATGCGCCGCGCTGGTTCCAGTTGTACTGGGGCACCGACGAGGAAGTCACGCGCTCCTTCGTGCGCCGGGCCGAGGCGTGCGGCGCACAGGCCATCGTGCTGACCCTGGATACCACGCTGCTGGGCTGGCGTCCCCGCGATCTGGACCTGGGCAATCTGCCCTTCCTGCGCGGGCAGGGCCTGGCCCAGTATCTGACGGACGCGCACTTTCGATCCCGCCTGGACAGTGTGAACCTGCCTGCCACCTCGCCCCGGCCCTCGCCCGCCCTGCTGAAAACAGCGGCCAGCCTCGCCATGCATGGCCGCAAGTTTGGCCTGACGCTGGCGCAGATGCGGGCGGCGGCGGCCCACTTCACGGCCAGCTACACCCGCCCCGATTTGCAGTGGGATGACCTCGCACGGCTGCGGGAATGGACTGATCTGCCCATTCTCCTCAAGGGCGTCCTACACCCAGACGACGCCCGCGAGGCGGCCCGGCACGGCATGGACGGCCTGATCGTCAGCAACCACGGCGGACGCCAGATCGACGGCGAGGTGGGCAGCCTGACGATGCTCCCGCGCGTGGTGGAGGCGGCAGGCGATTTGCCCGTGCTGCTCGACAGCGGTGTCCGCACGGGCGCGGATGTGGCGAAGGCGTTGGCGCTGGGCGCGCGGGCGGTGCTGCTGGGCCGCCCCTACGCCTACGGTCTGGCCCTGGCCGGAGAGGCAGGCGTGGCCGAGGTCATCCGCAATGTGGTGGCTGAATTCGATCTGACCCTGGGCCTGCTGGGGGCGCACGCGGCGCGGGAGCTGGGGCCGGAGCATCTGGCGTAAGGCGGCAGGGCGCGCTCGCCATGTCTACGTCCTCCATGTCACAGACACGCCCCTGACTGGGAGGCGTATTCTGGACGGCGTGAAAAAACACAATTCTCTGGCTTTGATGGCGGCGTTGCTGCTGGGCGGTCTGGGCGCGGCGGGCGCGCAGACGGTCAACCTCCGTATTCTGGAAACCACCGACCTGCATACCAATGCGCTGGGCTACGACTACTACCAGGACAAGCCCACGGGCGAGTTCGGCTTCGAGTACACCGCCACCCTGATCAAGCAGGCGCGCGAGGAAAAGCGCAATACGCTGCTCTACGACAACGGCGATCTGATCCAGGGCACGCCGCTGGGCGACTATGTGGCCAAGGTCAAGCCGCTGGAGCCGGGCCAGATGCACCCCATGCACGCCGCGATGGCCCTGCTGAAGTACGATGCGGGAAACCTGGGCAACCACGAGTTCAATTACGGCCTGCCCTTCCTGAAGCAGGTGATCGCCGCCGCGCCCATGCCCATCGTCAGCGCCAACACCTACCTAGAAGACGGCGACGGCAACCCCGCCAACGACAAGAACGCCTTCACGCCGTACCTGATTCAGCGCAAGCTGGTCTATGACACCTATGGCCGCCCGTATTACCTGAACGTGGGCGTGATCGGCCTGTTGCCCCCGCAGATCGTCGATTGGGACAAGGCCAATCTGGACGGCAAACTCACCACCCGCGACATCGTGGAAACTGCCCGCAAATTCGTGCCCGAGATGAAGGCGCGCGGCGCAGACATCATCGTGGCCGTGGCCCACAGCGGCATTGCCGCCGACTACCAGCCGGGCCAGGAGAACGCCGCCACCGAGCTGACCAAGATCGACGGCATCGACGTGGTTCTCAGCGGCCACAGCCATCAGGAATTCCCCGGCCCGGTCTACAAGGACATCCCCGGCGCGGACATCACCAACGGCACCATCAACGGCAAGCCCGTCGTGATGGCCAGCTTCTGGGGCAGCGATCTGGGCATCGTGGACCTGACCCTGGCCCGCCAGGGCAACAACTGGAAGGTGACCGGGGGCAAGGCCGCCGTGCGCCCCATCTGGGACAAGGCCGCGAAGAAAAATCTGGTCACGCCGGACCCCGCCATTGCGGAGGCCGTCAAGGCGGCGCACGAGGGCACGCTGGCCTACGTGCGCGGCAAGGTGGCTGAACTGGCAACGCCCATCAACTCCTACTGGGCGCTGGTGCAGGACGATCCCAGCGTGCAACTGGTGGCAAGTGCCCAGATCGCCTATGTCAAGGCTGCGCTGGCCGACACCCAGTACAAGGATCTGCCGGTGCTGAGCGCCGCTGCCCCCTTCAAAGCGGGTGGACGCGGTGGGGCCAGCTACTACACCGACATTCCCGCCGGAACGCTGGCGATCAAGAACGTGGCCGACCTGTACGTCTACCCCAACACCGTGCAGGCTGTGGAGGTCACGGGCGCGCAGCTTCAGGAATGGCTGGAACGCAGCGCTGGGCAGTTCAACCAGATTGATCCGAAGAAGACTGAGCCGCAGCCGCTGGTCAACGACGCCTTCCCAACCTACAACTTCGACGTGATCGACGGCGTGACCTACGAGATCGACGTGTCGCAGCCCAGCCGTTACGATATGGACGCCAAGCTGGTGAACCCCGACGCCCACCGCATCAAGAACCTGATGTTTGGCGGTAAGGCCATTGACCCGGCCCAGAAGTTCGTTGTTGCCACCAACAATTACCGCGCCAGTGGCGGCGGCAAGTTCCCCGGTCTGGACGGCAAGAACATCGTGCTTGAGTCGCCCGATGAGACCCGGCAGGCCTTGATCGCCTACTTCACTGAGCAGAAGACGGTCAACCCCACCGCCGACGGCAACTGGAAGCTGACACCCATCCCCGGTGCGACGCTGCTGTACGTCAGCAGTCCCAACGCCCAGAAGTTTGCCCCGGCAGGAGCCACGTTGCTCAAGACGCGTGAGGACGGCTTCGCGGAGTACACCATCAAGTTCTGAAGCAGGGCTAGGTTTATAAAAAGAGAGGTGGAGGCTGATTGTGGCCTCCACCTCTCTTTTTTGTCGAGTTTCTACAGTCTCAATTGCCCTCTCTAAATGCTGTGCTTTGAATGTTCGTAGCGCTGACAACCACTGACGCACCGTTGCTGCTCTGGCCGAAGAATTCAAGATCCACAGAACTAGAGGCTCCTGCCAGAGTTCTTTGCACTTCAGAGACCAGATCTGCGGCAAAACCAAGGCTTAATCCGCTGATCGGCAGACCGTTGGCGGGCTGGACTTCAGGGCGCAGCTTTAAATCGGTGGTGATCTGTTGACAGGACTGATAATTGGGCAAGCTGTCCCGTTCGGGGCAGGTGTAACCAGATGGAACATAGATATCAAGTTTCTTGATGTCATCAGAGACGGCAAGCAACCGTCCATTGAAGTTGTAGCGAGTGATGCGAAAGCCCGTGATGTATACCGCATCCGAACCGGGACGGGTCATGAACGTGAAGTTCACAACGCCGGGAGCAGTGTTGGTAAAAGACACTGATTCAGGCGTGCCAGGAACAGCAGGGGTTCCAGGGGTGGTGGGCGTGCCAGGAACGGCGGGCGTTCCGGGCTTGGCAGGTGTGAATGCTCGGGTCACTGTCACAAAAGAAGTGGCGTCCCCAGCGGCCACACCAATAGAAACCCTGCCATTGCCAGTGATCTGTCCGGGCGCGCTGCCGCAAGCACTCAGGGTCAGGCCAGCCAATAGCAGAAGGGCGTATTTCTTCATCAAGTGTCCTCCGGGACGGGTGAATCTTTCAGGTGGGGGTTGAGGGTGTAAAAGGCCAGGCGTTTCATCCCGGCCAGGAAATCGACGTTCTCGACGATTACACCACGCCAATCATCACCAATTTCTTGCTGAGCCTGTCCGTCAACAGAGCGGCCCTCAGCCCGTCCCTCAGATACACGGCCTTCCGGTGGACGCGGTCCGATCACCACTGGGGCAAAATTGAGGATGCCGCGCACCCCGGCGGTCACCATCGTTTGCGCGGCGTCCTGGGCGCGTTCGGGCGGCACGGCCAGAAAGCCCATGTCCACCTTGTTCTCCCGCACGAAATCGCGCAGTTCCCCGATGTGGCGCACGGTCAGGTCCCGGACCTGCCGCCCCACCAGTTCGGGACTGACATCGAACAGACCCACGTACTGAAACTGATAGTCGCTGGCTCCCGGATAGTTGGCGATGGCCTGCCCCAGCCGTCCCACGCCCACGATCACCACGTTCCAGGTCTGGTTCAGGCCCAGCACCCGCATCAGCTCGCGCTTGAGGATCGGCACGGTGTAGCCCATGCCGCGCGTGCCGAAGCGCCCGAAGTAGGCCAGATCCTTGCGGACCTGAAAAGCACTTACCCCGGCGCGTTCGGCCAGATCGGTGCTGCTGGTGCGGCTGATGTCCCGCGTCTCCAGTTCTTCCAGAATCCGTAGGTAGGTGACCAGACGGCTGATGGCGGCAGTGGGGACCTCGGCCATCAGCGCACCCGGAAGTGGTCCAGATTGTTGTCGTCCAGCCGCTTCTCGGTGCGGGTCAGCGCGTCGCCGGTGTAGGGGCCGACCGCCACCGTGACCTTGCGGCCATCGGGGGCATTGACGGTGGGCACGTAACCCAGATCACGCAATTGCTGCACCATCTTCTGCGCGCTTTCCACCCTGTCGAAGGCCCCCACTTGCAGGTAGATCGGACCAGCGGGAGAGGCGGGTGCCTCGGTAGCAGTCGGGGTGCTACTGGTCGGAGCTGGGCTGGCGGCAGGAGCGCTGCTGGAGCTGCTGCCAGAAGTGGAAGTGCTGCCCTCAGACGTGCTGGGCGCAGTGCTGGCCTTGGCGCGTGGTGGGTACAGCAGTGCGCCGGGGTAGGCCCGCTGAATGTCGCCCAGGGCCTGACGGGCGCTGGCCTCGTCGGCGAAGGGACCGACCTGCGCCACCACCTGACTGCCCAGGTCGATTGGGTAGACCCTGTACCCTAGTGTGCTGACCGGCGCAGTGCGGCTCTGGGCCGTACCCACGCTGCCGAAGCTGCCCAGGCTGATGCGGTAGTCGCTGCGCAGGGGCGTGCGGCTCTCGCTGGTGGCGACGGCTCCGCCGCTGCGGGGCGTGACAGTGGTGGCCGCAGGCGTTTCGGTGATCTGGGCCTGCGGGGTTTCGGGCTGTGGCGTGGGGGTCTCAGCCGTCGGTGTGGCGGCTGGCGGGGTGTCCGTGCTGGCTGCCGCGTCGGGCGCCGTCTGTGATGTGGGGGCGGCGGGAATGATCGGGGCCTCGGTGCTGGTGTCGGCGGCTGGTGTGGTCTGTGCCGTGTCAGCGGGTGCTGTATCGGCAGGTGCCGTGGCCGTGCTGCCCGTATCGGCGGCTGGTGCGGGGTCTGCCGCAGGAGGCGTGATGGCCGTGGTTTCCGTATTCGGGGTGGTGGCGCTTTCCGCCGTGCCTGGCGCAGCGGGAATGCCAGAGGTGGCCGATGCCGTGGCGGTGGGCGTGGTGGTGGTAGCGGTCTTGCGCTGGCCCAGCAACAGTGCGGCGAATCCGGCCAGCAGCAGCAGGACCAGCACCCCGATCAGAATGTCGGGCCAGCGGCGGGTGGAGGCAGGTTTGCTCATAGTGGTCTCCCAGCCGTGTTCAGTCCAGCCGTGGCGCTTGCCCTGCACCGAGGACGCTGCGGTGTGATGTCTTTATTCCCCCGTGGGAGACCGTGTTCTGTCGTGTTTGCCCGCATACAACCCCCTTGAACCCCTCTTCGTAATTCCAGCATTGGCCTGTTTCCGTGCTGGGCTGCGCCAAACAGCGGCGGCCACGTTGTGAATGCCGTGCCTCAGCTTACAGAAAAAGCGTGTGGGCAGGGCATTCGGCAGGCTCATGGAGGACCGTTGGGTCTGGGCAGGGCCAGGGCCTGCGGCGCAGCACGGCAAACGGCGGCGGGAAGGGTCAGATTTTCCCCTCCCGCCGCCACCGTTGCCACGACTTTATTACTTCAAGGCGTCTTTGGCCTTGCTGCTGCCCAGGTTGGCTGCCGTCTTCAGCGACACCCTGGCCTGATCGTCCTGGCGCTGTGACCTTTGCGCCAGCCCCAGCATGTACCATGCGTCGGCGGCTTTGGGGTCCTCGGTGACCAGACCGCGCAGCACGGCCTCAGCCTCAGGGTAGCGGGCGCTGGCCAGCAGGGCGGAAGCCAGGTTCGTGCGGGCGGTGGGCGTGGGGTTGAGGCGCACGCTGTCGGCCAGTGCGCCCGCTGCTGCCGGGTAATCCTGCTGGGCGTAGTAGCTCAGGCCCAGCCACAGCGCGGTGTCGGCGTTGGGAACGCGCTTGTGGCTTTCCTTGAGGGCGATCACCGCGTCCAGCAGGCGGTTCTGGCGGTAGGCGGCGATACCCCGCACGTACAGCGCCCGCGCCGAGGTGGCCGCGTCGGGTTTCAGCTTCAGGGCCAGGGCGCTGTCGGCGGCAGCCTCATCGAAGCGGCCCAGGGTCAGGCGCACTCCGGCCAGGGCGGTGCGGTACATGGCATTGTCTGGGGCCAGCCGCACAGCGTTCAGGTACGCGGCCTGTGCGCCGGGCCGATCATTGCGAAGTGCGCGCAGCTCGCCCTCGCGCGCAAAGGCCCTGGCATTGTATTTATCGGCCTTAGTTGCTGCGCTGGCGGCCAGCACTGCCCCACGGGTATCGTTCCCGGCGGCCAGGATATCGGCCTTGCGCAGCAGCAGCGCCGAACGCTCGCTGGCCTTCTTCACGCGTTTCACGGCGGCGTCCAGCTCGCGCACGGCGCGGTCCGGCAGTCCCTGACCCATGTAGATGTCGGCCAGCAGCAGCGCTGCGTCCATGCGGGTGCCGTCGGCTTGCAGCAGCGCGTACAGGCCCGGCAGCGCCTCGGCCCCCTGCCCGGCCAGCGTGCGGGCCTGGGCCAGCCGGTAGGCGGCGTTCAGGTCATCCGGGGCCAGCGCCGTGATCTGGGTCAGGGTGGCGCTCAGGGCCGTGAAGTCGGCCATGCGGGTTTGCTCGGTGGCCAGCGCCTCCAGCACCTGCCGCTGGGCCGAGGCGCTGGCCTTGCCCGCCATCAGGGTGGCGGCCTGTCCGTACAGTTGCAGCGCCCCCGCGTGGTCCCCGCCCCGGCCCGCGATTACGCCCAGGTTGTACGGCCCCTCGTAACGGTCCGGGGCCAGCGTCACGAACTGCCGCAGTTCAAAGGCCGCGCCCTTGTCGTTGCCCAGCGCCAGCAGGGAGAGCGCCAGCCCGAAGTGAGGTTCAGGATTACCGTAGTTCTGCGCCACCAGCGCCTCGAAACCGCTGCGGGCCTGAGCATAATTCTTGGCGTCGTAGGCGGCCTGGGCCTTGTCCAGTCCTGTCTGCTGAGCCGGGGTCAGAGGGGTGACGGGTGGGGGAGGAGTGGTCGATGACGGAGCCGTCGAGGCGGGTGTGGCCTGTGCCGGGGCACCCTGGGCCGTCGCGTTCTGAGCCGCCGCGTTCTGGCCCGCTGTGGGCAGCGTCGGCAGTTTGGGAATGGTGGTGGCCGAATTCAAAGTGTTCTGGATGCCGACGGATGTAACGGTGTCGATCATGGTCTGGGCCGAACCGCTGCCTGCGAAACTCAGCAGCAGGCCGGGCAGCAGGCCCGTCAATGCAGCGCGTCTGGAACGGCTGAAACGTAATTTTTGCTTCACCTGGGAGCCTCCTGAGGTCGTTAAAACACCCTCAGCGTAGCACCCGGCTTTTTCCATAACTCTTACGGCAGTGGGGGGACCCGGCGGTCCTGTGGTGACAGCGCTAGAGCGCCGCCCCCAGGCCAGGCACTGAATTGCCGCTGACCGCGCCGGGCCGCTTGAGGGCCAGTTGCCCGCAGGCCGCGCCCGCATCCTTGCCGCGCGAACGCCGCACGCTGACATCCACACCACGCGCTTCCAGCGTGTCGTAAAAGCTTTGAATATCGGTCTCGGAGGTACTCTGGAAACCGCTGCCGTCCCAGGGATTCATGGGAATCAGGTTGACGTGGCTGACCAGTCCGCGCAGCAGATCGGCCAGCAGCTCGGCCTGCCACACCGCGTCGTTGACCCCGCGCAGCATGGTGTACTCGAAGGTGATGCGCCGCCCGGTCACGCCCTGATACTCGCGCGCCGCCGCCATGATTTCGGCAATGGAATTGGCCGCCCCGGTGGGAATGATGCGCTGGCGGGTCTCCTCGTCGGGCGCGTGCAGGCTGATCGCCAGCTTGAGGCCCAGGTCGTCCTCGGTAGCCAGCCGGGTGATCCCCTTGGCGATGCCCACCGTGGACAGCGTAATGCGGCGTTTGCTCATGCCCAGCGCCTGTGGGTGCAGCAGAATGCGCGCCGCCGCCATCGTGTGATCGTAATTGAGCATCGCCTCGCCCATGCCCATGAACACCAGATTCCGCAGCTCGCGCGGGGCCAGACCCTCGCCCCCGGCCACCGCCAGCACCTGCCCCACGATCTCGCCGGGGGTCAGGTTGCGCCCGAAGCCCATCGCTCCCGTCGCGCAGAACGAGCAACGGGCTGGGCAGCCCACCATCGTGGAGACACAGACCGTTTTGCGGTCCAGGTACGGCATGTACACCGCTTCCATCTGCCGCCCGTCTTGCAGGGTGAACAGGTACTTGACGCTGCCGTCGCTGCTGCGAACCGTCTCGATCTCGCGGAAGGGGTTGAGGTGGTACTGCCCGCTCAGCTCGGCCCGCATCTCGGCGGGCAGGTTGCTCATGCCGTCAAAGGTTCCCGCCCCCTGCACGTAGACCCATTCCAGCAGTTGCGTGCGCCGGAAGCCTTCTAGCGGGTAAGCGTCGGGGTGAAGGTCAAGCAAAAGCTCCATAGCCGTCCAGTGTAAAGGCCAGGGGCCACGGGCACCGTGACGCCGGGTGGCGTATTCATCCGATAGGGGCATCACCCCCCCCTGTCGCCGGGCTGTGAAATTTATCCTATTCAGCCCCGCCAGGTGTAATCTGCCGTGTGCATTTCTTGGAGGCTGTATGAACCGAATGAAAGTCTGGGCCGGGTCCATCTCGCTGGTGTTGCTCCTTGCAGGGTGCGGTCAGAACAGCGTTCCCGCCGTTCAGGGCAGCCAGTCGCCCGCTCCTGGGGCGCAGATCGTCGATCTGACCGGGCAGAGCATCGATACGGTCACTGCACAGAAGTCCATCACGATTCCCGTGAAAACAGCCAGTGGAGCCACGCTGGGAGAAGTCACGTTAAACGTGCAGTTTGTCACCACGGATTACGGCGACGGCCCCCTGCGCTCGACAGTTTTCAAAGTCACCTCCACCGTTCCCCACTACGGTGAGGTCAACAAAGTCACCAGAGTGACTGACTCCGCTGGGAAAGTGACAGATGAAATCAGTGATCTGACTTCGCTCGAAGCTGCTCCGGCCACCGATCTGTCGCCCTATGTAGATACCCTGTATCCCCAGGCGACGGGTAGATTTTGTGCCACCTATAACGTTGCCATCAACTGGAATGGCCCTTTTGCCTACAACGTGTCTCCAGCCAATGATCCGGCTATTCCCATGTCCAGGCAGGCGATTCAGCTCTGTGATTCATCCATTGCCACGCCTCCTGCCCTGCCCACCACGTCTCCAGCAATGCCCAAATTCGTGACCACCAGCAAAATCGTCGATGTGACTTCTAGCAGCGCTGCTGTGAATGGCAAGGTCACGGGAATTCTGGCCCTGTTCACGGATGAGAGCGGGGGTACGAAGACGGTTGTGGCTGTGACCACGGTGCGCTCCACGGTCAATCGGTACGGCGAGGCGTTAAACCTCAACTACATTGATGACGCCTCCGGGGCAGCGGTCGCCGTGCCTCCCCGCTTTCCTCAGACGATTCCCCGGAGTCCCCGTGTGGACAGGGGGGAAGTCAGCTTTACCAGCCGCAGCGCTGGCCAGACGGTGACCGGGAACAAGGTGTGCGCCCGTTCCGATGGCAATGTCAACTGGAATGGGCCATTTGTCGCCAGTGGGCCAGTGACAGATGGCGTGACCGTCACCCAGCCCGACATCGCTCTGAGTGTGTGCGATACCGCAGCGCCCACCCCAACGCCTACTCCGACGCCTACCCCAGTTGATCCCTACGCCAAGGCCAAGATTGAAACCAGCCTGGACAAGGCCAGAGGCGGCAGTGCCGCACTGCCCTACGCCATCGTGACGAATGTTCCTGCGGGAACCTACCTGCGTGGCCTGGTGACCTTTGAGCGCACACTGGACTGTCAGGCCGACAAGGCCAAGGCACTGCCCAACAAATTCAGTTTCAAGACTGGGAACAACGAATTCACCGGCAAGGTCATTGCTGGCCTGACCTTCGGCACCCAGATGAATAGCGTGGTGCGTGTATACGACGCCAAAGATGTCCTGCGTAAGACCTTCAATACCACGGTCTGCTACTTCTGATCCAATCCAGGACGTGTCCCGGCCCTCTCCATCACGGAGGGGGCTTTTTTTGTCGCTAGCTTTGCCGGTGCGGTGTGGCTGCCCCACCCACCCAGACTTCCACCCCGGTCCCGACTTCCCCAAACTGCACGCTCAGCCGCGCGGGTTGCCCCGGCATCCGCTGGGCTGCGCGCAGCAGGTTGGTGTCGGTGGGCAGGCGATTCGATGCCCCCAGCACGCCCACCGCGCAGGCCAGCATGTTGCTGCTGGCTGCATCTTCCAGAAAGCCCTTGAGTGGTCCGAACGCCCGGAAACTCAGATCGGCGCGGCGCGGTCCATCCGCTGTCAGAAGAACCAGACCCGTCGTTCCCGTCGCCCGATTAAGAGCTGAAATCGCCTCCGCATTCGGTGTGAAGGTGTCCAGT comes from the Deinococcus sp. AJ005 genome and includes:
- the rlmN gene encoding 23S rRNA (adenine(2503)-C(2))-methyltransferase RlmN, with the protein product MELLLDLHPDAYPLEGFRRTQLLEWVYVQGAGTFDGMSNLPAEMRAELSGQYHLNPFREIETVRSSDGSVKYLFTLQDGRQMEAVYMPYLDRKTVCVSTMVGCPARCSFCATGAMGFGRNLTPGEIVGQVLAVAGGEGLAPRELRNLVFMGMGEAMLNYDHTMAAARILLHPQALGMSKRRITLSTVGIAKGITRLATEDDLGLKLAISLHAPDEETRQRIIPTGAANSIAEIMAAAREYQGVTGRRITFEYTMLRGVNDAVWQAELLADLLRGLVSHVNLIPMNPWDGSGFQSTSETDIQSFYDTLEARGVDVSVRRSRGKDAGAACGQLALKRPGAVSGNSVPGLGAAL